From a region of the Rouxiella sp. S1S-2 genome:
- the yebS gene encoding membrane integrity lipid transport subunit YebS, with amino-acid sequence MKINTISGPLPQTRYQRCSECDYLFTLPALRRTQTAHCPRCNSKVEKGKVCSLPRLIVIAISILVLMPFAYTEPLISIRLLGTRIDASLFEGIWQMSSQGSPLTASMVAFCTVGAPLTLAGSILYLHFGSKFGMNLKPVLLMLDRLKDWVMLDIYLIGMAVACIKVKEYADIDMGPALVAYIMMTILVTLTLINLNIEQLWEEFYPQRRPKGVPQSLVLCLSCKFTGHPDVRGRCPRCHVPMSLRYKHSLQKTWAALISAMVLLVPANLLPISIIYANGQQLKDTIFSGVVSLATSGNVPIAAIVFIASVLVPFTKVIVLLTLLLSIHFKAHQGLKTRIRLLRLVTWIGRWSMLDLFVISLMMSLVNRDQLLSFTMGPAAFYFGSAVILTILAVEWLDSRLIWDAHATRNAEYTD; translated from the coding sequence ATGAAAATAAACACAATATCAGGCCCGCTGCCACAAACGCGCTATCAGCGTTGCAGCGAGTGCGACTACCTTTTCACTTTGCCCGCCCTGCGCAGGACGCAAACTGCGCACTGCCCGCGCTGCAATAGCAAAGTTGAGAAAGGCAAAGTCTGTTCTCTGCCTCGCCTGATAGTCATTGCCATCAGTATTCTGGTTTTAATGCCTTTTGCCTATACCGAACCTTTAATCAGTATTCGCTTGCTGGGTACCCGCATTGACGCCAGCCTGTTTGAAGGTATCTGGCAAATGTCGAGCCAGGGATCACCGCTGACCGCCAGCATGGTGGCCTTCTGTACCGTTGGCGCCCCCCTCACGCTCGCAGGCTCGATTTTGTATCTGCATTTTGGCAGTAAATTTGGTATGAATCTCAAGCCGGTGCTGCTGATGCTCGACAGGCTTAAAGACTGGGTGATGCTCGATATCTATCTTATCGGTATGGCAGTTGCCTGCATCAAGGTGAAAGAGTACGCCGATATTGATATGGGACCCGCTCTGGTGGCCTATATCATGATGACGATTCTGGTGACGCTGACGCTGATTAACCTCAATATCGAACAACTGTGGGAAGAGTTTTATCCGCAGCGTCGCCCAAAAGGCGTGCCTCAGTCTCTGGTGCTGTGCCTGTCGTGCAAGTTTACCGGTCACCCCGATGTGCGAGGTCGCTGTCCACGCTGCCATGTTCCCATGTCGCTTCGCTACAAGCACAGTCTGCAAAAAACCTGGGCAGCGCTTATCTCGGCGATGGTGCTACTCGTGCCGGCCAACCTGCTGCCCATTTCGATTATCTATGCCAATGGCCAGCAACTTAAAGATACGATTTTTTCCGGCGTCGTGTCGCTGGCCACTTCCGGTAATGTGCCGATTGCCGCTATCGTGTTTATTGCCAGCGTGCTGGTGCCTTTTACCAAGGTCATTGTGCTACTGACACTGCTGTTAAGCATTCACTTCAAGGCGCACCAAGGGTTGAAAACCCGCATTCGCCTGCTGCGACTGGTTACCTGGATTGGCCGCTGGTCAATGCTGGATTTATTCGTTATTTCACTGATGATGTCATTGGTCAACCGCGACCAGTTACTCTCATTTACTATGGGTCCGGCCGCTTTTTACTTTGGTTCTGCCGTGATACTGACTATTCTTGCCGTTGAATGGCTCGACAGCCGCCTGATTTGGGACGCACATGCAACAAGAAACGCCGAATACACCGACTGA
- a CDS encoding GAF domain-containing protein, with product MTKEAFYTELKRDLNALIAGENNFIATLSNVSALLYERLEGVNWAGFYLMDGSSLVLGPFQGKIACVRIPVGKGVCGTAVAENAVQRVGDVHAFPGHIACDAASNAEIVLPITVAGQVIGVLDIDSTIYQRFDEVDEQGLTELVAGLCKHLENSGAAKYVNLIAS from the coding sequence ATGACTAAAGAAGCATTCTACACGGAATTAAAACGTGACCTGAACGCGTTAATCGCTGGGGAAAACAATTTTATTGCAACATTGTCCAATGTCAGTGCCTTGCTTTACGAGCGTCTTGAGGGCGTGAACTGGGCGGGATTTTATCTGATGGACGGCTCCTCGCTGGTTCTGGGTCCGTTTCAGGGCAAAATTGCCTGTGTGCGCATTCCGGTAGGTAAAGGCGTATGTGGAACGGCCGTTGCCGAAAACGCGGTACAACGCGTGGGTGATGTGCATGCCTTCCCTGGCCATATAGCCTGTGATGCTGCCAGCAATGCAGAAATCGTCTTACCTATTACCGTTGCAGGTCAGGTTATAGGTGTTTTAGATATCGATAGCACTATTTATCAACGCTTCGACGAAGTGGATGAACAGGGGCTAACAGAATTGGTAGCCGGGCTTTGCAAGCACCTGGAAAACAGTGGTGCTGCAAAATATGTCAATTTGATCGCAAGTTGA
- the proQ gene encoding RNA chaperone ProQ produces the protein MENQPKLNSSKEVIAFLAERFPLCFSAEGEARPLKIGIFQDLVERVQGEENLSKTQLRSALRLYTSSWRYLYGVKVGAQRVDLDGNACGVLEEQHVEHARKQLEEAKARVQAQRAEQQAKRREANGENAEPRRPRPAAKKPAPRRENAPAAVAGQENRKPRTPRPAREVSQPRQVPVTDITKLQIGQEIKVRAGQSAMDATVLEIAKDGVRVQLSSGLAMIVRAEHLQF, from the coding sequence ATGGAAAATCAACCTAAGTTGAACAGTAGTAAAGAAGTCATCGCCTTTTTGGCAGAGCGTTTCCCGCTTTGCTTTAGCGCCGAAGGTGAAGCGCGCCCATTAAAGATCGGTATCTTTCAGGATCTGGTAGAGCGCGTTCAGGGCGAAGAGAATTTGAGCAAGACACAATTGCGCTCTGCTCTGCGTCTTTATACCTCTAGTTGGCGTTATTTGTATGGCGTCAAAGTTGGCGCTCAGCGCGTTGACCTTGACGGCAATGCCTGTGGTGTTCTTGAAGAACAGCACGTTGAGCATGCCCGTAAACAATTGGAAGAAGCGAAAGCCCGCGTTCAGGCACAACGTGCTGAACAACAGGCTAAGCGTCGTGAAGCTAACGGTGAAAACGCCGAGCCGCGTCGCCCACGTCCGGCAGCAAAAAAACCTGCTCCGCGTCGTGAAAATGCGCCTGCCGCTGTTGCTGGTCAAGAAAATCGCAAACCGCGCACTCCACGTCCCGCACGTGAGGTGAGCCAACCGCGTCAGGTGCCAGTTACAGATATCACCAAGCTGCAAATTGGCCAGGAAATCAAAGTCAGAGCAGGTCAGAGTGCTATGGACGCCACCGTTTTGGAAATTGCAAAAGATGGCGTTCGCGTACAACTCTCTTCGGGTCTGGCGATGATCGTGCGCGCAGAACACTTGCAGTTCTGA